DNA sequence from the Rhizoctonia solani chromosome 10, complete sequence genome:
GAGGAACACAAGACGCGCAGAACTTGATCCAATACAAACTTCAAAGCGAAGATGTGTTGACCAAGTCCAAGGACCTATCTCCACAGGTAAGCCAAGTTTGCATCTGGGGGGATGTAGCTAAATTTGATTTTGTCAATATTCAAGGATATCTCCAACTTATTGGTTTGCGTGCCAGGAATTCCTCCTCATTATCAATGGGAGATGGCAACGCAAGAACTCCCATTTGCAGGTCCAGTCATGTCGTTTTTACTTGGAAGATGGAAAGCAATGGTAGAACGTATTGATACTGTCATATCGTGTACAACGTTCGAGATGGTACGTCTACTTGATTGAAATGCGTTCACACGTTCCTCTCTTACCTGCGTATTCAGGAGCCTATATCTGCCACTGCCCTACCGAAATTCATAGGGAAAGGCCTTGAACAGTTCTGTATTGGTCCTTCCGTAGACCTTACCCCACCTCATCAGCCAGATCCCGATTCGCCTGTCACACAATTTCTCGACCGTGCGTATGCTGAAAATGGCGCTCATTCAATTATCTACATTTCTTTTGGGACACTCTTTTTCCCTCTTATGGACTCGATACCTCATTTGATGGCTGTTCTCGATGAAATCTCGAAGTTTGGATATAGATTTATATTTGCTTTATCATCAGCAAGCGCGACCCTTGACAAGTCGTGGATGGATGGACATATTGACGCAGGAAATGCGATATTTCCTCAATGGACCAACCAAACTGCGGTTCTTGAACACCCTGTATGTCTCACTATTTTTGAAGCTAAAGTCAAAAACTCACTAATGTTACTGTAGGCCATTCACTACTTCTTGTCTCATGGCGGGTGGAACTCGACCACCGAAGCGCTTGTTCGTGGTGTCCCAATGATCTTCTGGCCGATGGGGGTAAGCTATACTCCTGTGAGGCTCGCCTAGTTTTAACGATGTTCCAGGCCGACCAACCTACAAATGCTATACAAATCGCCGCTGTTCATGATTGCGGTTTTGAGCTCCTACAGGTTCGCACTGGGCCCGCCAAGTTTGTAGCCTACCAAAACGGCAGGGAGGTCGAGATAGTTGGTACCGATGACGCTGTGCGCGACGAGATGGGGCGAATACTCAAGATGAGCAAAGGGACACGAGGCAGACACCAGCGAATGAATGTTCGAATGCTGGGTAGGGTTATTACTGAGTCTTTAGGACCGGGGGGTAGTGGGGATATTGCGCTTGAAAGACTGGGCGTGAAGTTGGGTCTTGTGTAATGAAACCGACACAGTATTAAATCGACATATAGAACATCTGGATTTATAGACTTAGTGCCTTGTATACAGAAGCGCCCTGCTTATTATGTTTAATCGAGCATGTCTTAGAAAGTGGTCCCAATACAATTATTGAACAACTGAGTTATTGAGATCCTTTAAATTGTAAGATAAGACTTAGGCTCCGGGGCTCTGACTTTCGAGACCCATGTATATGATGTTGCCAGGTTCCAGATGGCCCGGAGGATCCGGTGCGGAGCACGTGCTGGATGTGTCTAGGGTACTCACGGGCGGGAGGTGGGAGAAAATGTCGATAACTTAAACTTACATAAACCAACTTGGGCTGACTTAAATTGTCGAGGAGGCCGGTAATTGACACACAGGCACAGAGTAGTGCATTGGAATGACGAGCCGGACTTAAGAAAATAGAGGCGCGTGGGAAGGGCGAGCGCGCCGTACGAACGTGGTCGACCACGAACACCGAGCAGTCGCGTGGCTGGGTTTACACATATTCGGTAAGTGTAAATTATCTTCTGTGTCATCAGAGAAGTCTCGACCCCGTTTTTGATAGATCTACGTATTATTATAAACTCAGAAACAGCTACTTAGTAAGCCCGTATCCGCGCACTGCAGTACATACATTTCTAAGCCCGTATAATATCCTGCGGAAATTTTCTCCTTTAGTAGTTGAGAGGTCGCCTAATTTTGTACATCAGTCGCTCGCTTGATCTTTCTCTCGTCCTCCTCCGGCCCTCAACCCATGTTTTCGAGCCCATTTCTTGCACTTGTTTCCATGATTACTTCTCTATCGCCTGTTCCGTCCACCAATGTCCTACTTCCATCTGTCAAGTCCGATCGATAATCGCCTCCGGGATTTCCAGAATACATTTCCATCGCCAATTTCCAATGTTTCAACTTCTTTGCAAATCGGCATGGTCAATGTAACTCAATTTTCGATAGAACGATCAATGAATGCTTCCATCGAGATGAGCAAATGGGAGCAAAGTTTGAGACCAATAAAAGAAGCCAAGATTCTGTATTTGCGAAAGGAGTAGGCAGCCGCGGCCTGCGCAAACCATCCATTGAGTCCTTTGCGGCATATTATTCACTCCCAACCGTGACCGTAACAGTACCCATGATTTAGGACCCCCTCTGGGTACCTGGGTGCTATTAAAATAACGAGTACAAAAGATCCTATCATAAAAATCTATAATCTACAGCCCCTCGAACCCAAGAGGATATTCTGGGACGCTCCGACTTTTGGGATTGCCCTTTCTGTCCGAGCGAATCCGGAGCGCTCCGCGAGCACTTTGGGGCGTAGCGAAGGCGCTTGATCCGATCTCCTAGCCTTCGGCTATCTTTATGAGTCTCCAAGCGACCCGGAGATTTTTGGGTCACCGTAGGGTAGTTTAATTGGTTCGGCCCATCAAATGTTTTAGGTTTACGCCAAAGACTATCTCATCTGAGTAATAAAGAGGGTGCTTTTTCATATTCAACTGAGATAGAGAGAGTTGATATACCGCAATAAACTATAAAACGATAAGTATCATAAACAAAATAGGGTGTTCAACGCGCACTATCCCGGAGAACCATGAACTACGTATGATCCATTTAACATTCAGGAAGCCCGTTGCGCCAATATGATATCGAGTATACACCACGTTGTAAATGTAACTGAGCATAATTCATAGACCCATACTCTATCAACGGCAGCTTACCATTGTGATCACCTATTTAATTTGCCCTCCACTACGTATGACTTACTAGACCACCAAGGTGACCCCATAGTTGATTAAACTTTTGACCGAAAGTACCATGCGGATAGGGACTTAATTAGAATGCATCCGCTCACGGGAAGTAATTATAGTTGTGTCGTAGCGGTCTACGAGCTGGGCTGGGCTGGGCTGGCACAAAAACCTTAAACTGTGATCGACTCACTGGATATATGTATGCTTTGCTCTGAAGAACTCCCCAGCTGTCGATTCTATCTCCTGCGCTCTATCAACAGTTTTACCGGGTAAGTATTATAGATATCTGATTCACAAGGCTAATATACCTTGTAGATAACCCTATACTAGGATATATTAACATAGACTGGTCTATCTCCGTCGTCTTTCCATAGAGATTGGAATGTCGCTCTCCGGGTTTTCATTCAACGATATCATCGGCACGATCATCTACTTTCATGGTCAACAGCAACTGGCAAAGTACTTAGCAAGTCAGCTACTATCTCGTTCAATATACATATCTTATGATCTAAACTCAACTTGCCAAAGTTGTCTCGCTAACTTTACTTGCGTATGACTGGATTCTCAATATTGACATGGAGGTCGAATTTGTCTGGGGGCGTTCATGGACTTGGGGTCGTTTTATTTATCATGTGAACCGGATATGGTCCATAATTTTACTAGGGTATGTTTTCATTCAGTTGAGGTTCAGCGTTCATGTGATAATCAGTTCGAGATATCTTACAGGTCATCTTTGACGAGTGAGTAGCTAGTCGCTTAAACCACAAGCTTATTGACAAGATTTTAGTAATACTCTTCCTTCCTTTACCTAGCCCTTCTGTAAGTACCATATTCTTAACACACATCAACGCATGATCAAGGCAGATTCCTTAATCAATAATTTGAACAGATGTGATAAATCTATCATTTCCTTTAAGTAGCGATTAACGTTAACATTATGTTGGGTTTAGCTGTAAAAAAGCTAGTTTCCTTTACTCATATGGTGCAATATTTCAATGTACAATCATATCAGGTAAGCTGATGCACCGTTTAGATGTCATTTATTCTAAAACTCTGCTCCTCAGTAATGTTGATTTTACGGTGCTGGGTACTTTATGACAAAAAGTGAGACGCTTTGTACCGTAGGCTATCTCCGCCCTGATATATTTGACATAGGCTAGTAGTTTGGTAGGTTGGGCCAATTTAGCTAGAGAAGCTGTTGCTATATCCTCTACCTGAAGGACGCTTTGCGTACTCCAAGTTGGGGCCGCTACTTATggtgttgttgttgtcaAGTTTTTACTGGATGTAAGCATATTCATTATTCACCGGCTCGAGAGAATTTTAAACCTCGATGGACCAAAGAGGTCTACGTTTCTAGATAATCCTCGTAAGTCCGGACCCTTCCTATCCCCATATACCACCCACGAGGTTGATTATCTCCAAAGTCCCCAGCGTATTTTCTGGGTGCATCGTAATGGTAGCAGGCAATGTATGGATACTATACATAGTCCCGGTGATGTTTGAATCGGTCTTGTTCCTCTTAACAGTGGCCAGGATTTATGTGCTAAGCAAGGAATTTGGATCGACGCCCCTGATGCAGACACTGGCTCAGAAGTGAGTGCTTACTATAGTGACATCACGTAATACAAAATGCTCTTTCCTCTCCACAGCGGAATATCGTACTTTGCGGCTCTTGTTGGAATCATGATTCTTGCATGTGTTGCGGGGGTAATCCCCCCTTTGAAGATCGCTGCCAATGGTTCTGGGTAAGCATTTCAGAAGTAGAGCACCCAGACAGATCCTAACAAATAACTACACGACCCAGAGTACTTAGTGCTGTCGCAAGCGTAGTGTGTAGCCGTATGGTCTTTTCACTCTATCAAACTACCAGCAATCACACGAACCAAGGACAAGAAACCACGTGCACAAGCGGGCGTAGTGGAAATAAGGAGGATATAACGACTCGGTTTGCAATCCCATTAAAGTCGGTTGCTAGTTCTAGTATACCCAGCAGTGGCGGCAGTGGGCTTGAGCAGGTTTAATTGTTAGATATCTGATCTATATGCGTACGAGTAGCGAACACATTTTTAAAACCCAGGCGACCAACGATTTAGCGTTGAAAATTCATCGGGGATAAGAGAGCGGGTGACCTGGAGGCCTAGACAGAAGAATCTTAATCTTTTGGATTCAGCCCAGTATCCTACAGGAAGTAATGGGAGAGAGTATAAATATCCTTAATGAGGAAATCCCTTACGCACCTTTAACTCTAAGCTCCAGTGAGCCGTGGACTGCGGAAAATGTTATGAAATACTTATCTTCTGGATTCGACAATGGAGCGCCTCCATAGCTTAGAACAAATGGCTCTAGCGGACATGGAATTGCGCAATCAAGTGCGCGGAGAATGTAACAAATAGGTTTCTAATTTTAGAAGCTATTTGACAACGCCTCTTTGGCACGCTAGTATTTGTCGCTT
Encoded proteins:
- a CDS encoding glycosyltransferase family 1 protein yields the protein MSISRGTQDAQNLIQYKLQSEDVLTKSKDLSPQDISNLLVCVPGIPPHYQWEMATQELPFAGPVMSFLLGRWKAMVERIDTVISCTTFEMEPISATALPKFIGKGLEQFCIGPSVDLTPPHQPDPDSPVTQFLDRAYAENGAHSIIYISFGTLFFPLMDSIPHLMAVLDEISKFGYRFIFALSSASATLDKSWMDGHIDAGNAIFPQWTNQTAVLEHPAIHYFLSHGGWNSTTEALVRGVPMIFWPMGADQPTNAIQIAAVHDCGFELLQVRTGPAKFVAYQNGREVEIVGTDDAVRDEMGRILKMSKGTRGRHQRMNVRMLGRVITESLGPGGSGDIALERLGVKLGLV
- a CDS encoding F-box-like domain protein, with product MVAGNVWILYIVPVMFESVLFLLTVARIYVLSKEFGSTPLMQTLAQNGISYFAALVGIMILACVAGVIPPLKIAANGSG